From the genome of Triticum aestivum cultivar Chinese Spring chromosome 3B, IWGSC CS RefSeq v2.1, whole genome shotgun sequence, one region includes:
- the LOC123068398 gene encoding uncharacterized protein produces MLSLCLQPGLHVVKCTGNNYFFLLSMASEPYGHAISVVCVQPNMTESKFTCNMSYDCITTGCCGSASCHIRSSSLSDGLPTVHDLILPKGKVSDDAHGIMLRASIHHQSLSLGRSCFQGNGPTPALNQTPDTYHDGDRAEEDNIPLSLSRSRLRGKTPTPAVQRRLITYDDDDEDEDEDEWFARMMMRSMRVSDYRPLSLSRPQSICLDTVDEEDEIP; encoded by the coding sequence ATGCTGTCTCTCTGCTTACAGCCGGGCTTACATGTTGTGAAGTGCACCGGGAACAACTACTTTTTCTTGCTCAGCATGGCATCAGAGCCTTACGGACATGCCATCTCAGTCGTCTGCGTCCAACCAAACATGACAGAATCCAAGTTCACATGTAATATGAGTTATGACTGCATAACGACCGGCTGTTGTGGAAGTGCAAGCTGCCACATAAGAAGCTCTTCACTCTCTGATGGGCTTCCGACAGTGCATGACTTAATACTTCCCAAGGGAAAGGTTTCTGATGATGCACACGGTATCATGCTTAGAGCCAGCATTCATCATCAATCTTTAAGCCTCGGCAGATCTTGTTTTCAAGGAAATGGCCCGACTCCTGCTCTTAACCAAACACCCGATACTTACCATGATGGTGATCGTGCTGAGGAGGATAATATACCTTTAAGTCTCAGCAGATCCCGTCTTCGAGGAAAGACCCCGACTCCTGCTGTTCAACGAAGGCTCATtacttatgatgatgatgatgaggatgaggatgaggatgaatgGTTCGCGAGGATGATGATGCGCAGCATGAGGGTATCTGATTATAGACCTCTAAGTCTCAGCAGACCTCAAAGTATCTGTCTTGAtactgttgatgaggaggatgaaaTACCTTGA